From Chryseobacterium sp. H1D6B, a single genomic window includes:
- a CDS encoding T9SS type A sorting domain-containing protein, whose protein sequence is MKKLYMSVLAVCVCFSVSAQEVVWQKDIKSNTQDFLSRVVTTIDQQYLITGSSIQASKLSSGNRQNNGYDYHLVKLDQRGEKVWEKYFSGQNHDFLSAAVSTQEGGFLLAGTSYSGKGLDKKEDSKGGSDIWLVKINEFGDEIWQKTLGTSSDEEARAVIQTADLGYFVAGNVQNAAKGYGSKDVTVTKLDKNGKVLSEIILGGKGLDEAEKMIPTKDGGALIGIYSRSSAGGTKKTENYGEGDYWVVKLSKEGKVEWEKNFGGKADDHLRTLALTSNGYIIGGESRSERSGNKTAGIEEGTDLWLISLNERGDELWQKSYNFKNRDVLTGMSVLHSSDDKTSKGILLGGYTQAEGRIENDDETFWMLYLNQDGKEEWRKYVKGESRKKEERLSDLILNRDGSIILAGTSAEELGKENWKIMKLGDRQVDQLIEKQDIKIYPNPVSDYAYVEIGFEFKEADITLYDMGGRQLQNFKTKNKVTKINTQNLIQGAYLISIKTDTNKSANAKIIKK, encoded by the coding sequence ATGAAAAAACTCTACATGAGCGTACTGGCTGTGTGTGTATGCTTCAGTGTGTCTGCGCAGGAAGTGGTCTGGCAGAAGGACATCAAATCCAATACCCAGGATTTTCTAAGCAGGGTGGTTACCACCATCGACCAGCAGTATTTAATTACAGGAAGTTCCATCCAGGCTTCGAAATTATCATCAGGAAATAGACAGAATAACGGCTACGATTATCATCTTGTAAAACTTGACCAGAGGGGAGAAAAGGTCTGGGAAAAGTATTTCTCGGGACAGAATCATGATTTTTTGTCAGCTGCAGTCTCCACACAGGAGGGAGGATTTCTTCTGGCCGGGACTTCGTATTCAGGGAAAGGGCTTGATAAAAAAGAAGATTCAAAAGGAGGATCAGATATCTGGCTGGTAAAAATCAATGAATTCGGGGATGAGATCTGGCAGAAAACACTGGGAACTTCTTCTGACGAGGAAGCGAGAGCAGTGATACAGACTGCAGATTTAGGATACTTTGTGGCAGGAAATGTACAGAATGCAGCGAAAGGTTACGGCTCTAAAGACGTCACGGTGACAAAACTTGATAAAAACGGGAAAGTTCTTTCAGAAATTATATTAGGCGGAAAAGGACTTGATGAAGCAGAGAAAATGATTCCTACGAAAGACGGAGGTGCTTTAATCGGTATCTACTCAAGAAGCAGTGCCGGCGGAACCAAGAAAACGGAAAACTACGGAGAAGGGGATTACTGGGTGGTAAAGCTCAGTAAAGAAGGAAAAGTAGAATGGGAGAAGAATTTCGGAGGAAAGGCTGATGACCATTTAAGAACACTTGCCCTGACAAGTAACGGTTACATTATCGGCGGAGAATCCAGATCAGAAAGATCAGGAAATAAAACTGCCGGAATCGAAGAGGGAACTGACTTGTGGCTGATTTCTTTAAATGAGAGAGGAGATGAATTATGGCAGAAATCCTACAATTTCAAAAATAGGGATGTCCTGACGGGGATGAGCGTGCTGCATTCCTCAGATGATAAAACTTCAAAAGGAATTTTACTGGGAGGCTACACGCAGGCAGAAGGAAGGATTGAAAATGACGACGAGACTTTCTGGATGCTTTATTTAAACCAGGACGGAAAAGAAGAGTGGAGAAAGTATGTGAAAGGAGAATCGAGAAAGAAGGAGGAAAGGCTTTCAGACCTGATATTAAACAGAGACGGATCAATAATACTGGCAGGAACGAGTGCAGAGGAATTAGGAAAGGAGAACTGGAAGATCATGAAGTTAGGAGACAGGCAGGTTGACCAGCTGATCGAGAAACAGGATATCAAGATCTACCCGAATCCTGTATCAGATTATGCTTATGTAGAAATAGGTTTTGAATTTAAGGAGGCTGATATTACCTTGTACGACATGGGCGGAAGACAGCTTCAGAATTTCAAGACAAAGAATAAAGTGACTAAAATCAACACACAGAATCTGATCCAGGGAGCTTATCTGATAAGTATTAAAACGGATACGAATAAATCTGCGAATGCCAAAATCATTAAGAAATAA
- a CDS encoding DUF6443 domain-containing protein, translated as MKKILFIVNLLLAVSAYAQSGLTAAENYIYEKNCLTEDCSKKTENVKYFDGLGRLKQNIAIKATPAGKDVAVPIEYDAYGRQVKEYLSVPQSGTQNGAVYSNLLSNAAAVYGNEKIYAEKVLEASPLERIQQQTQVGNDWAAHPVNFSNAANTSNDAVKKFVVSTSWTDGRTDNALSLSGTYPAGVLYKSSVTDEDGNVTVEFKNKKGQSVLVRKNDGTQNADTYYIYNKYGQLAYTIPPLPSKSGLTDQTTLDNLCYQYRYDSWNRLVEKKLPGKGWEYMVYDNADRLVMSQDAVMRPSGNWMFVKYDKLSRVIYTGITDVGAWFSRAHIQASVDYYIGHGQPSVEGKDQTGFTNSGMTVYYGNTVYPTTIDKILTVNYYDTYPPESPAVPVQILGQNILPQDAQSSTVSTKSLPTASYVKNVEDDNWTKNYIWYDTKGRAIGTHSINHLGGYTKTESELDFAGAVKQTKAYHKRLNTDTEKVITQTYEYDSQNRLLVHKHQVDSRPQELLAVNTYNELSQLVNKKVGNNLQSIDYAYNIKGWMTKVNDPAALNGKLFGYEIKYQNPVNIPSAPSKYGGNITQIDWRTSQDDVLKRYSYQYDGLNRLKKGTYSEPGNSVPGNDFFNEEMNYDLNGNILSLQRNNKGASGMAEQIDNLSYNYTGNRLNSVKENQPNYLGYPEFSENPISYDDNGNMTDHKDKGILEIKYNFLNLADYIKFDQTYVSRFQSEDTNVNTRYTYRADGAKLQKMYTFGLGRNRVETNRITEYLDGFQYETTVSGGRIPVQVLKFVPTAEGYYNFENNKYIYTYSDHLGNTRLSYFNNGSGAAVIEENNYYPFGLKHDAYNGLGGNTAYKYQYNNKELQEESGMYDYGWRQYMPELGRWNGIDQLAEKYLSTSPYVYVANNPVSLVDPDGRWMDEAGHINTSGYTLGFTGGKAMLSQFLGQRPGEGGGGTTIGNMMTGLGFEANGGINYAEAALGALTLREELINAGWDTPENMSAKFGDLKKLIDNVPSLRDLYNVLTNNNATMKFLEYNGSTPGLEEGHKISFNMSKIKNILSFGYTIGHEMFHTFIGDNKFAYDDVVNKRTTISSQGFQFFKEFASYTWEVNLGNNRIGNPWNYTVDNYGPNSTKLPPERRYKQNVIDFINPYKYQLSNIYLKLYQNSVKNLK; from the coding sequence ATGAAAAAAATACTATTTATTGTCAATTTGCTGCTGGCGGTTAGTGCTTATGCTCAGTCCGGCCTTACTGCAGCGGAAAATTATATATACGAGAAAAATTGCTTAACGGAAGACTGTTCAAAGAAAACGGAAAATGTAAAATATTTTGACGGTCTCGGAAGATTAAAACAGAATATAGCCATAAAAGCTACTCCTGCAGGAAAAGATGTTGCTGTACCGATAGAATATGATGCTTACGGAAGACAGGTGAAAGAGTATTTATCTGTTCCCCAGTCCGGGACGCAGAATGGTGCGGTGTACTCAAACCTGCTTTCTAATGCAGCAGCGGTTTACGGAAATGAAAAGATCTATGCTGAAAAAGTACTGGAAGCCTCTCCCTTAGAAAGAATACAGCAGCAGACACAAGTTGGAAATGACTGGGCAGCACATCCTGTTAATTTTTCAAATGCAGCCAATACATCGAATGATGCGGTTAAAAAGTTTGTGGTGTCAACTTCCTGGACAGACGGAAGGACAGATAATGCATTAAGCCTTTCAGGGACATATCCTGCCGGTGTATTATACAAATCTTCTGTTACCGATGAAGACGGTAATGTAACGGTTGAATTTAAAAATAAAAAAGGACAGTCTGTTTTAGTAAGAAAGAATGACGGAACTCAAAATGCGGATACCTACTATATCTATAATAAATACGGACAGTTAGCCTATACAATTCCTCCGCTGCCATCTAAATCGGGATTAACAGACCAGACTACTTTAGATAATCTATGCTATCAATACAGATATGACAGCTGGAACCGTCTGGTAGAAAAGAAACTTCCAGGAAAAGGGTGGGAGTATATGGTGTATGACAATGCAGACAGACTGGTTATGAGCCAGGATGCTGTTATGAGGCCGTCAGGGAACTGGATGTTTGTGAAATATGATAAACTCTCACGGGTTATTTATACCGGCATTACAGATGTCGGAGCATGGTTCAGCAGAGCACATATCCAGGCAAGCGTTGATTATTACATAGGCCATGGCCAGCCCTCTGTGGAAGGAAAAGACCAGACGGGATTTACCAACAGCGGAATGACTGTGTATTACGGCAATACCGTATATCCTACAACAATAGACAAGATTCTGACAGTCAATTATTATGATACTTATCCACCAGAATCCCCAGCAGTTCCTGTCCAGATTCTAGGACAGAATATACTGCCTCAGGATGCTCAAAGCTCCACTGTCAGCACCAAGAGCCTTCCTACAGCTTCGTATGTGAAAAATGTTGAAGATGATAATTGGACAAAGAATTACATCTGGTATGATACTAAGGGAAGAGCTATTGGGACACATTCTATAAATCATCTGGGAGGATACACTAAAACTGAATCTGAACTTGATTTTGCAGGAGCAGTAAAACAGACCAAAGCATATCATAAAAGATTAAATACAGATACTGAAAAAGTAATCACACAGACCTATGAATATGACAGCCAGAACAGACTGCTGGTACATAAACATCAGGTGGACAGCCGGCCGCAGGAACTGCTGGCAGTTAATACCTATAACGAATTATCCCAGCTGGTGAATAAAAAGGTAGGCAATAACCTGCAGAGTATTGATTATGCTTACAATATCAAAGGCTGGATGACTAAAGTCAATGATCCTGCTGCGCTTAACGGGAAACTGTTTGGGTATGAAATAAAATATCAGAATCCTGTTAATATCCCTTCTGCACCGTCTAAATACGGCGGAAATATTACGCAGATCGACTGGCGCACCTCTCAGGATGATGTGCTGAAAAGATATTCTTATCAGTATGACGGCCTGAACAGATTAAAAAAAGGAACCTATTCTGAGCCGGGTAATTCCGTGCCGGGAAATGATTTCTTTAATGAAGAAATGAACTATGATCTCAACGGAAATATTCTGTCGCTGCAGAGAAATAACAAGGGAGCTTCAGGAATGGCTGAACAGATCGATAATCTGAGTTATAACTACACAGGCAACAGGCTTAATTCTGTAAAAGAAAACCAGCCTAATTATCTTGGGTATCCTGAATTCTCAGAAAATCCTATTTCTTATGATGACAACGGAAATATGACAGACCATAAAGATAAAGGCATTTTAGAGATAAAATATAACTTTCTGAATCTTGCTGATTATATTAAATTTGACCAGACTTATGTTTCAAGATTTCAGTCGGAAGATACCAATGTAAATACAAGATACACTTACCGGGCAGACGGAGCCAAACTTCAAAAAATGTATACTTTTGGTTTAGGAAGAAATAGAGTAGAAACCAACAGAATAACGGAATATTTAGACGGTTTTCAGTATGAAACGACAGTTTCCGGAGGCAGGATCCCAGTTCAGGTCTTAAAATTCGTTCCCACTGCGGAAGGATATTATAATTTTGAAAATAATAAGTATATTTACACTTATTCGGACCATTTAGGAAATACACGTTTAAGTTATTTTAACAATGGTTCGGGAGCAGCGGTCATTGAAGAAAATAACTATTATCCCTTCGGTTTAAAGCACGATGCGTACAACGGATTAGGCGGTAATACAGCCTACAAATATCAGTATAATAATAAGGAACTTCAGGAAGAATCAGGAATGTATGACTACGGCTGGAGACAGTATATGCCTGAGTTGGGAAGATGGAACGGCATAGATCAGCTTGCTGAAAAATATCTTTCGACAAGCCCCTATGTGTACGTAGCTAATAATCCTGTTTCATTAGTAGATCCTGATGGAAGATGGATGGATGAAGCTGGACACATTAATACTTCGGGATATACTCTTGGATTTACAGGCGGTAAAGCTATGTTATCGCAGTTTTTGGGACAGCGCCCTGGAGAAGGCGGTGGCGGAACAACTATCGGAAATATGATGACCGGATTAGGTTTTGAAGCCAATGGAGGCATTAATTATGCCGAAGCAGCTCTTGGTGCTTTAACTTTAAGAGAAGAGTTAATTAATGCTGGGTGGGATACCCCGGAAAATATGTCTGCCAAATTTGGTGATTTGAAAAAATTAATAGATAACGTGCCTTCACTTAGAGATCTATATAATGTACTTACGAATAATAATGCTACAATGAAGTTTTTAGAATATAATGGTAGTACTCCTGGTCTTGAAGAGGGACATAAAATATCATTTAATATGTCAAAAATTAAGAATATTTTATCTTTTGGTTATACCATTGGTCATGAAATGTTCCACACCTTTATTGGTGATAATAAATTTGCATACGATGACGTTGTAAATAAGCGGACAACAATTTCAAGTCAGGGATTTCAGTTTTTTAAAGAATTTGCATCCTATACATGGGAAGTTAATTTAGGGAATAATAGAATTGGAAATCCGTGGAATTATACTGTTGATAATTATGGACCTAATAGCACCAAGTTACCTCCGGAAAGAAGATATAAACAAAATGTTATTGATTTCATAAATCCGTATAAATATCAACTAAGTAATATATACTTAAAACTATATCAAAATTCAGTTAAAAATCTTAAATAA
- the mqo gene encoding malate dehydrogenase (quinone), which produces MSQSLTSRTPKPKYDVVLIGGGIMSATLATILHEFDPNLEIAIFERLGRFAKESTAAWNNAGTGHSAFCELNYTPEKEDGTIDISKAESIAEQFEISKQFWSYLLTKGYIKDPKDFINSCPHMSLVFGEKDAEYLKKRHAAMTESVLFSGMQFSNDHGKLNEWIPLVMSKRNNSEVMAATKMDMGTDVNFGTLTRKMGRHLLEDSNVEVFLYHEIKDIDPRDNGTWEMKVKDRIHNHKQEVTADFVFIGAGGYALPLLESSDIKESQGYGGFPVSGEWLVTRNPELVAKHQAKVYTQATVDAPPMSVPHLDLRIIDGEKALLFGPFAGFSTKFLKEGSYLDLPESVNTKNIRSLFGAWWHNIPLTKYLIQQVAMTKSQRMQHLREFVKDAKEEDWELKIAGQRVQVIKKDDEHGGKLEFGTEVVVNKKGTIASLLGASPGASTATYAMLNVLEKCFPEKLQGEWKAKLLEMVPSYGQKLAGNHELTQKVREYTKDKLELEY; this is translated from the coding sequence ATGTCACAATCGCTTACAAGCAGAACACCAAAACCAAAATATGACGTTGTCCTCATAGGCGGCGGAATTATGAGTGCCACCTTAGCTACAATACTTCACGAATTTGATCCTAATCTTGAGATTGCTATTTTTGAACGGCTCGGCAGGTTTGCTAAAGAAAGTACTGCAGCATGGAATAATGCTGGAACCGGCCATTCTGCTTTTTGTGAACTTAATTATACCCCTGAAAAAGAAGATGGAACGATAGATATTTCTAAAGCAGAAAGTATTGCGGAACAGTTTGAGATTTCAAAACAGTTCTGGTCTTATCTGCTGACTAAAGGATATATTAAAGACCCAAAAGATTTTATTAATTCCTGCCCGCACATGAGTCTTGTATTTGGCGAAAAAGATGCCGAATATTTAAAAAAACGCCACGCTGCAATGACGGAATCTGTTTTATTTTCCGGAATGCAGTTTTCAAATGATCATGGAAAATTGAATGAATGGATTCCTTTGGTAATGAGCAAGAGGAATAATTCTGAAGTAATGGCGGCAACCAAAATGGATATGGGAACAGATGTGAATTTCGGAACATTGACGAGAAAGATGGGAAGACATTTATTAGAAGATTCTAATGTTGAGGTTTTCTTATATCATGAAATAAAAGATATTGATCCTAGAGATAACGGAACTTGGGAAATGAAGGTGAAAGACAGAATCCATAACCACAAACAGGAAGTAACGGCTGATTTTGTATTTATCGGAGCAGGCGGATATGCACTTCCATTATTGGAAAGCTCAGATATCAAAGAAAGTCAGGGATACGGAGGTTTTCCAGTTTCTGGAGAATGGTTAGTTACCCGCAATCCTGAATTAGTAGCAAAGCATCAGGCTAAAGTATATACTCAGGCTACTGTAGATGCACCGCCGATGTCCGTTCCTCATTTGGATCTAAGAATCATTGATGGAGAAAAAGCATTGCTTTTCGGACCTTTCGCGGGTTTCTCTACCAAATTTTTAAAAGAAGGAAGTTATTTAGATCTGCCTGAAAGTGTCAATACTAAAAATATAAGATCTCTGTTCGGTGCCTGGTGGCATAATATTCCATTAACAAAATATCTGATTCAGCAGGTTGCGATGACCAAATCTCAAAGAATGCAGCATTTAAGAGAATTTGTTAAAGATGCAAAAGAAGAGGATTGGGAATTAAAAATTGCAGGTCAGAGAGTCCAGGTTATTAAAAAAGATGATGAGCACGGCGGGAAATTGGAATTCGGAACAGAAGTGGTAGTCAACAAAAAAGGAACAATTGCTTCTCTGCTTGGAGCTTCGCCCGGTGCTTCCACTGCAACCTATGCTATGCTGAATGTTTTGGAAAAATGTTTTCCGGAAAAACTTCAAGGAGAATGGAAAGCTAAGCTGCTGGAGATGGTTCCTTCCTATGGACAGAAGCTGGCCGGCAATCATGAGCTTACTCAAAAAGTTAGAGAATATACAAAAGATAAACTTGAATTGGAATATTAG